In one window of Cupriavidus necator N-1 DNA:
- the cueR gene encoding Cu(I)-responsive transcriptional regulator, whose protein sequence is MNIGEAAQASGVSAKMIRHYESIGLVAAPPRTEGGYRRYDERAVHTLRFVRRARNLGFSLDEIRNLLSLWHDRGRASADVKALTLRHVADLELRIAELAAMRDTLRELAQHCSGDDRPDCPILADMAQPEAQGRLACHS, encoded by the coding sequence ATGAATATCGGCGAAGCGGCGCAGGCGTCGGGCGTGTCGGCCAAGATGATCCGGCACTATGAATCGATCGGGCTGGTGGCGGCACCGCCGCGCACCGAGGGCGGCTACCGCCGCTATGACGAACGCGCGGTGCATACCTTGCGCTTCGTGCGGCGCGCCCGTAATCTGGGATTCTCGCTCGACGAGATCCGCAACCTGCTGTCGCTATGGCATGACCGCGGCCGCGCCAGCGCCGACGTCAAGGCACTGACGCTGCGGCATGTGGCCGACCTGGAGCTGCGCATCGCCGAACTGGCCGCCATGCGCGACACGCTGCGCGAGCTGGCGCAGCACTGCAGCGGCGATGACCGGCCGGATTGCCCGATCCTGGCCGATATGGCGCAGCCGGAAGCGCAGGGCAGGCTTGCCTGCCACAGTTGA
- a CDS encoding heavy metal translocating P-type ATPase, producing MPNSSAVLASQPVRPADEMPEWRLPVDGMTCASCVRRVENALARVPGVRDVAVNLATEAATLRADSGAVLPAAARAVADAGYTVPQDTIELNIADMTCASCVTRVEKALRAVPGVMDAQVNLATERASVTLLRGAVDAAALVAAVARAGYGATPVADAASQAPQAGQGTAFWDGPWPVAFSAALSLPLVAPMVLEWFGVHWMLPAWVQWLLATPVQFVFGWRFYKAGWKAVRAGAGNMDLLVALGTTAAYGLSLWLMWRTPADAMPHLYFESAAVVITLVRLGKWLETRAKRQTADAIRALAALRPDTARVRRGGVEQSVPLAAVRVGDEVVVRPGERIPVDAEVIEGSSHADESMLTGESVPVPKKPGDRITGGAINFEGLLVARTEAVGAETVLARIIRMVEHAQAAKAPIQRMVDQVSAVFVPVVLGIALVTVLGWGLFAGDWETALLNAVAVLVIACPCALGLATPTAIMAGTGAGARAGILIKDAEALEVAHRVSVVAFDKTGTLTVGKPEVVALHAADPTDADASALLARLAALQAGSEHPLARAVLAAAQARGIAVPQATEVQALPGRGIAGVVDGHALQLGSERLREMLGAAAGTLATLADQLRADGRTVSWLVETTPPRVAGLVAFGDAIKPGAPAAIARLRAAGVRTVMLTGDNAGAAARVAQALGLDDVQAEVLPEDKAARVQALGRDGAVVAMVGDGINDAPALAAADVGIAMSTGTDVAMHAAGITLMRGDPALVADALAVSHRTVRKIRQNLFWAFFYNVVGIPLAAAGLLNPVVAGAAMAFSSVSVVSNALLLRRWRPQAGAATAQGGE from the coding sequence ATGCCAAATTCCAGCGCTGTGCTCGCGTCACAACCTGTCCGGCCGGCCGACGAAATGCCCGAATGGCGGCTGCCGGTCGACGGCATGACCTGCGCCTCGTGCGTGCGCCGCGTGGAGAACGCATTGGCGCGTGTGCCGGGCGTGCGCGACGTGGCCGTCAACCTGGCCACGGAAGCCGCGACGCTGCGCGCCGACTCGGGCGCGGTGCTGCCGGCCGCCGCCCGTGCCGTGGCCGATGCCGGCTACACGGTGCCGCAGGACACCATCGAACTGAATATTGCCGACATGACCTGCGCCTCGTGCGTGACCCGGGTCGAAAAGGCGCTGCGCGCCGTGCCGGGCGTGATGGACGCACAAGTCAACCTGGCAACCGAGCGCGCCAGCGTCACCCTGCTGCGCGGCGCGGTGGATGCCGCGGCGCTGGTGGCCGCGGTAGCGCGCGCCGGCTATGGCGCGACGCCGGTGGCCGATGCCGCATCGCAGGCGCCGCAGGCCGGGCAGGGCACTGCCTTCTGGGACGGCCCCTGGCCGGTGGCGTTCTCGGCGGCGCTGTCGCTGCCGCTGGTGGCGCCCATGGTGCTGGAATGGTTTGGCGTGCACTGGATGCTGCCGGCATGGGTGCAGTGGCTGCTGGCCACCCCGGTGCAGTTCGTGTTCGGCTGGCGCTTTTACAAGGCTGGCTGGAAGGCGGTGCGCGCCGGCGCCGGCAATATGGACCTGCTGGTGGCGCTGGGCACGACGGCGGCCTATGGGCTGTCGCTATGGCTGATGTGGCGCACGCCGGCCGACGCCATGCCGCACCTGTACTTCGAAAGCGCGGCAGTGGTGATCACCCTGGTGCGCCTGGGCAAGTGGCTGGAGACCCGCGCCAAGCGCCAGACTGCCGATGCCATCCGCGCGCTCGCGGCGCTGCGTCCCGATACCGCCCGCGTGCGCCGCGGCGGCGTGGAGCAGAGCGTGCCGCTGGCGGCAGTGCGCGTGGGCGATGAGGTGGTAGTGCGCCCCGGCGAGCGCATCCCGGTGGACGCCGAGGTGATCGAAGGCAGCAGCCACGCGGACGAATCGATGCTGACCGGTGAAAGCGTGCCGGTGCCGAAGAAGCCCGGCGACCGCATCACCGGCGGTGCCATCAATTTCGAAGGGCTGCTGGTTGCGCGCACCGAGGCGGTAGGCGCCGAGACCGTGCTGGCACGCATCATCCGCATGGTCGAGCACGCACAGGCGGCCAAGGCGCCGATCCAGCGCATGGTCGACCAGGTCAGCGCGGTGTTCGTGCCGGTGGTGCTGGGCATTGCACTGGTGACGGTGCTGGGCTGGGGCCTCTTTGCCGGCGACTGGGAAACCGCATTGCTCAACGCCGTGGCGGTGCTGGTGATCGCCTGCCCGTGCGCGCTGGGCCTGGCCACGCCCACGGCGATCATGGCCGGTACCGGCGCCGGCGCACGCGCCGGCATCTTGATCAAGGACGCCGAGGCGCTGGAGGTGGCGCACCGCGTCAGCGTGGTGGCATTCGACAAGACCGGCACGCTCACGGTCGGCAAGCCGGAAGTGGTGGCGCTGCATGCGGCCGATCCCACCGATGCCGATGCTAGCGCGCTGCTGGCGCGGCTGGCCGCGCTGCAGGCCGGCAGCGAGCATCCGCTGGCTCGCGCCGTGCTGGCCGCCGCGCAGGCGCGCGGCATTGCCGTGCCGCAGGCCACCGAGGTGCAGGCCCTGCCGGGCCGCGGCATTGCCGGCGTGGTGGACGGCCATGCGCTGCAGCTGGGCAGCGAGCGCCTGCGTGAAATGCTGGGCGCAGCGGCAGGCACGCTGGCAACGCTGGCGGACCAGTTGCGCGCGGACGGCCGCACCGTGTCGTGGCTGGTCGAGACCACGCCGCCGCGCGTGGCCGGGCTGGTCGCGTTCGGCGATGCCATCAAGCCGGGCGCGCCGGCGGCGATCGCACGGCTGCGCGCGGCCGGCGTGCGCACCGTGATGCTGACCGGCGACAACGCCGGCGCGGCGGCGCGCGTGGCGCAGGCGCTGGGGCTGGACGATGTGCAGGCTGAGGTGCTGCCCGAAGACAAGGCTGCCCGCGTGCAGGCCCTGGGGCGCGATGGCGCGGTGGTGGCGATGGTGGGCGACGGCATCAACGATGCGCCGGCGCTGGCGGCGGCGGACGTGGGCATTGCCATGTCGACCGGCACCGACGTGGCCATGCACGCCGCCGGCATCACGCTGATGCGCGGCGACCCGGCGCTGGTGGCCGATGCGCTGGCGGTCTCGCACCGCACCGTGCGCAAGATCCGGCAGAACCTGTTCTGGGCTTTTTTCTACAACGTGGTGGGCATTCCGCTGGCCGCGGCCGGGTTGCTGAACCCGGTGGTGGCGGGTGCGGCGATGGCGTTCTCCAGTGTCAGCGTGGTCAGCAATGCGCTGCTGCTGCGCCGCTGGCGTCCGCAGGCCGGGGCCGCCACGGCACAGGGAGGCGAGTGA
- a CDS encoding heavy-metal-associated domain-containing protein: MIQFQVEGMSCNHCVGAITRAVQAVDPAARVSADVPAQAVRVESGADAEALRDAIEEAGYPVKSVA; the protein is encoded by the coding sequence ATGATCCAGTTCCAGGTCGAAGGCATGTCATGCAACCACTGCGTCGGCGCCATCACGCGTGCCGTGCAGGCGGTCGACCCGGCCGCGCGTGTCAGCGCGGATGTGCCCGCCCAAGCCGTGCGCGTCGAGAGCGGTGCCGACGCCGAGGCCCTGCGCGATGCCATCGAAGAGGCTGGCTATCCGGTCAAGTCGGTGGCATAA